The Xyrauchen texanus isolate HMW12.3.18 chromosome 38, RBS_HiC_50CHRs, whole genome shotgun sequence genome window below encodes:
- the LOC127631689 gene encoding olfactory receptor 52Z1P-like, with protein MSSSYNVYNVSSVLFLQGFDLSPERAIAAFVFAALNYIIILFCNIFLLFTIVSNRSLHQPMHILLLNLPINDLLGSTALFPHIMQELLFDTRTITFSSCVTQAFFIHIYAVAAVFILTAMAYDRYVAICQPMSYNTIMSNGHIMKIISLVWLSNWALMAVLFILLLRLPRCRSYLTHTYCDNPSLLQLVCADTTINNIYGLIITAICQVLTVGLILYTYLRIMIACFQNKCSDTRSKALQTCGTHLIVFLLFECLGLFTIISYRILNISPHLRKFCGVAAMILPPTLNPILYGLKIKEIRVKGFKFFKRKVSHHNVQ; from the coding sequence TTTGTCTTTGCCGCTTTGAATTACATTATCATATTATTCTGCAACATCTTCCTTCTGTTCACTATTGTAAGCAATAGGTCTCTTCATCAACCTATGCACATTCTGCTGTTAAATTTGCCGATTAATGACCTCCTAGGCTCCACAGCCCTGTTCCCACATATCATGCAGGAGCTCCTGTTTGACACCAGGACCATAACATTCTCTTCCTGTGTTACTCAGGCTTtctttatacatatatatgctGTAGCTGCTGTATTCATCCTTACGGCTATGGCATACGACAGATATGTCGCCATCTGTCAGCCAATGAGTTACAATACCATTATGAGCAATGGTCACATCATGAAGATCATCTCATTGGTTTGGCTTTCTAATTGGGCTCTGATGGCAGTGCTTTTCATTCTTCTACTCCGTTTGCCTCGATGTAGATCTTACCTTACTCATACATACTGTGACAACCCCTCCCTGTTGCAGCTGGTCTGTGCAGACACAACCATTAACAACATTTATGGACTGATAATCACAGCTATCTGTCAGGTGCTAACAGTGGGACTGATTTTGTACACATACCTCCGTATCATGATAGCTTGTTTCCAAAACAAATGCTCTGACACAAGAAGTAAAGCTCTACAGACGTGTGGCACACATCTAATTGTATTTCTCTTGTTTGAATGTTTGGGTCTCTTCACAATAATCTCATATAGGATACTTAATATTTCTCCTCACTTAAGGAAATTCTGTGGGGTAGCTGCAATGATATTGCCACCAACATTGAATCCTATTCTATACGGACTGAAAATTAAAGAAATCAGGGTTAAAGGGTTCAAGTTTTTCAAGCGAAAGGTTTCACATCATAATGTGCAATGA